The stretch of DNA AATTGTGTGAACGGGGTAGGAATTAAAGCACTTTTTAATGTGGTCCCCCCCCTTTTCAAGggaccaaaagtaattggacaacTGGCTGCTCAGCTGTTCCATGTCCAGGTGTGTTTTATTCCCTCATTAGTTAATTTACAAGTAAGCAGATAAACGGTCTAGAGGCATTTTTTTAggaggtagatcagctttaatattgtagatagattgtagcttccatcaatgtaattatctgcatcatttccaatcccacacacacacacacacatacatacatacatacatacatatatatttcctttattaccctccaaccctaccacccttcaCCCAATCGGagcaaactagtgaacaacaacgctcaggcctgtatttccagcttatacatactatatacatttWTTGGACACAATCTATTTAACAATAgtttcattttgtttgtttttactcctgtccttcctctaccctcaacctctccSatctatttctgatgtccatccggttctatttgccatatctttcaaactgtgctcCTTCACAAAAGTTCTAAACCTATATAcgtttacggacacagtatgttttacatgagttattagttgttattataaggacacagtatgttttacatgagTTATTAGTTGTTATTATAAGGACACAGTATGTTTACATGACTTATTAGTTGTTATTATAaggacacagtatgttttacatgagttattagttgttattataaggacacagtatgttttacattagttatcttgttgttattagtcctaaccttcagctccattcaacccctcccatctatctcttaacaccatccattttggatttctatttgccatatatttttcaactgtgctRTGATGTTTCACAGAAGCTCTGAACCTTTATTCTCCTGGTTTCTACagactgtatatattttttgtggtaAAATAATTATTGATCgatttgactatgacttttcagatcacccaggtctagagttgatttcaagtgtggcatttgcatttggaatctgttgctgttaaccctcaatatgaagtccaaagagcTGTCACTGCCAGGGAAGCAAGCCATCATTAGGCTGAACAATCAAAAGAAACCAATCAGAGAGATAGCAAAAACATGAGGTGTGGCCAAATCAACTATTTGGTACATTCTTAACAAGAAAGAACACACTGGTGAGCCCGGAAGACCACRGAAAACAACTGTGGTGGATGACAGAAKAAKTMTTTCCCTGGTGAAGAAAAACMCCTTCACAACAGTTGGCCAGATCAGGAACACCATCCAGGAGGTAGACGTATCTGTGTCAAAGTCAACAATCAAGAGAAGACttcaccagagtaaatacagagggTTTACCACAAGATGTAAATCATTGGTAAGCCTCAAAAACAGTAAGACCAGATTAGAGGTTTGCCAAAAAACGTCTAAAAAAAGCCTGTACAGTTCTGGAACAACATCCTATAGACAGATGAGATGAAGATCAACTTGTACcagaatgatgggaagagaaGAGTATGGAAAAGGGAAGGACCTGCTCATGGTCTGAAGCATACCACCTCATCTGTGAAGCAYGGTGGAGGTAGTGTTATGGCGTGGGCATGTATGGCTGCCAATGGAACTGGTTCACTTGTATTTATTGATGATGTGACTGCTGAAAAAAGCAGCAGGATGAATTCTGAAGTGTTTAGGGCTATATTATCTGCTCAGATTCAGCMAAATKCTTCAAAACTCATTGGACGGCACTTCACAGttcagatggacaatgacccgaagcaaaCTGCGAAAGCAACCCAATACTTTTTTAAGGCAAAGAATTggaatgttctgcaatggccaagtCAATCACCTGACCTGAATCCTATTGAGCATGCATTTCACTTGCTGAAGACAAAACACCCAAGACCAAGAAGGAACTGAAGACAGCTGCAGtaaaggcctggcagagcatcgCCAGGGAAGATGTCTATGGGTTCCAGACTTCAGGCAGTCATTGACTACAAAGGATTTGCAAACAAgtattaaaaataacaatttaatttaTGATTATGTCAGTTTGYCCAATTACTTTTGAGCCCCTAAAATTCAGGGGCTATGTATAAAAATGGTTGTAATTCCTACACGGGTAATAATTTGGACAAAACCCTTAAATTAAAGATGAAAATCTACACATAAAGCACATAAAGCATCCATTGTGGtggagtacagaaccaaaatgatgcaaattgtgtcactgtccaaatacttatggacctgactgtatgtctRCTGCCGAGAGaccagtcagggaaataaaagtgctgaaaacatgttggctcaccatttaaaaagaagatggagaacaagctataggatgaaaaattgttctggtgcaggtacagccgactagagctacctaacaaaacaaaaaatacaaatcaatAGTTGGAGTCAAAGTATTGATATAATCctaaataatattgcgatatttaACTGTATCAATTCCCTCCCCCCATCACTAATTTGGATTACCCTGGAAAACACACACCATGTCTCAGAAGACCAAAGTCAGTTTAGCAGTAATCCAATTCATCAGTGGTTAGATTAGTAATTTAAGTGTTTAAATCACTTCAAATATGAAGAAAGAAACGCAGAGACCTGGCCATGAAACTACTTGGAAAATAGAAGAGGTACAATATTGAAGTGTTTACATGCAGTGAGAAGAACAGGGTAGTGAGATGAATGTATAACAAAAGCTATGGGGAAGGTAGTTGGCAGATCATTAAAACATTCCAGAATTAAAACATTCCAGAATAGATAGGAGGCACAAGTGACAGAAAATCGAAACTAACARAAAAAAAGATGCAGTCTAGCTATCCTACATGTCCAATATtccacattttaaagtaaaaGAAATAATACTTACAAAATCTGGAATAAAATACAGTCGAACAGTAAGTCTCCATTTATGAACAGCATACAAAATATGTCTTCTCTATTTAGGCCTTCAACTCCAATACTTAACTACCATGAAGATAGACAGACTGATAAACCTCTGACATTTTACCATGTGTCCCGCTCTTTCACTTGCGTGCCACTCTCACCAAGAACATTATCTTCACAACTGTAACACTTCTATAGACAAATCTTCCGCTTTGGCTCGTCCTATCCAAACACAAACCACAGGCACGACAGCCACCTTACTTTCGTTATCTATTCTTAGTCGTTTCCCATAATAATACCCAGGGTATTGTCTCCCAGCGACCTTCAGGAGGAGATCCTGTTTAccttagaggaggaggaggcggcgcTGACTGTCTGTTTCCAGTAGGCTCAACACTGTATCTCCAGCTCCTGTCTGCAGTAGGCTCAACACTGTATCTCCAGCTCCTGTCTCCAGTAGGCTCAACACTGTATCCTTCCAGCTCCTGTCTGCAGTAGGCTCAACACTGTAATCTCCAGTCCTGTCTCCAGTAGCGCTCAACACTGTATCTCCAGCTCCTGTCTCCAGTAGCTCTCAACACTGGTATCTCCAGCTCCTGTCNNNNNNNNNNNNNNNNNNNNNNNNNNNNNNNNNNNNNNNNNNNNNNNNNNNNNNNNNNNNNNNNNNNNNNNNNNNNNNNNNNNNNNNNNNNNNNNNNNNNNNNNNNNNNNNNNNNNNNNNNNNNNNNNNNNNNNNNNNNNNNNNNNNNNNNNNNNNNNNNNNNNNNNNNNNNNNNNNNNNNNNNNNNNNNNNNNNNNNNNNNNNNNNNNNNNNNNNNNNNNNNNNNNNNNNNNNNNNNNNNNNNNNNNNNNNNNNNNNNNNNNNNNNNNNNNNNNNNNNNNNNNNNNNNNNNNNNNNNNNNNNNNNNNNNNNNNNNNNNNNNNNNNNNNNNNNNNNNNNNNNNNNNNNNNNNNNNNNNNNNNNNNNNNNNNNNNNNNNNNNNNNNNNNNNNNNNNNNNNNNNNNNNNNNNNNNNNNNNNNNNNNNNNNNNNNNNNNNNNNNNNNNNNNNNNNNNNNNNNNNNNNNNNNNNNNNNNNNNNNNNNNTCTCCAGTAGGCTCAACACTGTATCTCCAGCTCCTGTCTCCAGTAGGCTCAACACTGTATCTCCAGCTCCTGTCTCCTAGTAGGCTCAACACTGTATCTCCAGCTGCTGTCTCCCAGTAGGCTCAACACTGTGTCTCCAGCTCCTGTCTGCAGTAGGCTCAACAGTGTATCTCCAGCTCCTGTCTCCTAGTAGGCTCAACACTGTATCTCCAGCTCCTGTCTCTTAGTAGGCTCAACACTGTATATCCAGCTCCTGTCTCCCAGTAGGCTCAACACTGTGTCTCCAGCTCCTGTCTCCCAGTAGGCTCAACACTGTACCCCGTGTCTCCTGCTGGTCTCCCTAGAAGGAACATTGTAAGGAACCTATTAGCCCTTCTCCTCTCTGGATGATCATTCTATTTCCGGAATATGTTATTTAGTTCTTTAGAACGTGTTGCAAAAATTCTGCTGCAAAGTAATAAATAAAGCACATAAAAAGCTGTAGGATTGAAGAATCCACATGTGTTCGTTATTGCCAACTTTGTTACTTGCAACGTTTATTTCGTAACATTCTAAAGAATATATTCCTGAAAATATAGGCTACCATCCCTGCCCTCCTCACTCATTCCCACAAGACTGGGAGTTGGCTATCTGTCGCTGCCTGTGTTCAGTGAGGAAGACAGATAAAACAGACAGACTTCCTGTGGAGATGAGAAGTCTGACGCCTGCCTAGCCCCACTACAGCCTAGCCCAACCCAGTCAGACCTCCAACCTACTCCCACACACAATGTCATTGTCACAACAATTCAGTCCAATTCAGAGACCAGACAACCCATTAGAGTACTGGCAAAACGCACTGATTTGTAAAACTGTTCTTTCTACAGGTCCAATAGAAGCACAAAAAGACAGCACTCAGTGAGTGACAGTAGCCACATGTATGACCAAACTTCATATTCTTATGTAATATGCAGTACACAAGAATTCCGAGTACTGCACAGATAATTGAAGAGTTAGAAACATGACATCTCTGGGAGATTAGCCTAATTTCTGTGAACTGTGCAGGTATCTAGGCATctgctctttttttattttatttaactaggcaagtcagttaataacaaattcttatttacaatgacagcctaccccggccaaacccggattacgctgggccaattgtgcgccgccctatgggacttccaatcacagccagatgtgttacagcctggattcgaaccagggcctGTTGTGGcgcatcttgcactgagatgcagtgccttagaccactgctccactctGGAGCTCTTACCACAGTGTTGGTACTGGTGTGATCTGTACTTCGGTACCTGGTGCGGTCGTTGGTGGATATCCCACTCAGTGAAAGCCCATCGATCCTCATGAGCCCAGGTCTCTTCTATCTCCATAKGAATGGGTGCCTAATCTGAAAACGAAAGGAAATTGGAAGAGGAATAAGCCTAATTAGGCCTAGCAAGCAACTATTTAATGTCTGGTCTTGTAGCACTGGGGTTAATACCTATCAGACAAACTCACTAGCTAGCAAACAGACTGGCAAGATGTAGGCTTGTATACAACACTAACAGCTTAAGCTTACATAAGTCTGACATCCCATTCCCAAAGTTGAAATCACATGCCTGGGAAGACATGTGGATTTAAGCACTTGAAAGGGTGACACACACATTACATGACATGGCTTATTCTGGAGTCTGATGATGTGACCAGTTTGCAAAGTCCAAAACACATGACACATGGATGATCTCATGAAATTCAAGAGACAATTGCAATCTCCATGGTGAAATACTCTAGCTAGACAGTCTAGCTACATTATTTACCCTGCTAACTATCTAGCCTTGTCATATACATTTAGTAACTAACGTAAATGACAGCTAGCTAGGTAACTAatgatagctaactagctacagtagctagttgGCCAAGTCATGCCAGATGAAACCGGTATATGATGCAGACGATTGAGAAGTTCAGCTGCTAGATAGCCTATAATCGATGATCAATTAGACAGTGTGTAGCTATTGATGTTATAATTTCAGTGATGGCTAACTTAGAAACATACACCAGTTATAGTTAAActggttagctagctataacgttagctagcgtagCTTGCTAGCTGACATTTCTTAGCATTACAATGTTAGCTCGACCGGCATTACCATAAACAACTCTCAGAGAAGTAAGGCCCATCTTGACTATCGTTTTAACTAACTATAGTCTAGTTACTAGACAACTTACTCAGTTTTGCTCCACTGCAGCAAGGCTGGCGAACACCACAGGCTAACAGAAATACATGATGGTGTGGGGCTagctaattttagctagctagtgttgccTTCTTTTCATCTGTTGTCGTTGAGCATTGCAGCCTGCAATTATGCCCATTTCCGATAGGCGGCAGTAGTGCGCTTTTTTGTCGCTTATCACACAGTAGAAGAAGAAACATAATKCTCCGGGAAGTGCTCCATTATAAAAATTTAGAAAACGAACCGATGCTTTCACCTGTCAACAATGCTTTCACTGAATAATTTAGGCGTTATTTGCATATCTCAGGCTCTTCAGCATTCACCGAAGTTATTAGCTATCAGGCAATGCTTATCAAAGGCTTCGTCTCGTGCAACGCTATGCAACAACTCTATCACCTTCAACAGTAAGGGCACAAGGAGGCACACAGGCTTCAGATTACTTAACGAAAGTATAGTAAAACATGTCAGTACACTGCAAAKGACTTTCTGCACAGCCTCTGTGAAGCTACACTGTTGGAACTGTGGCCAGTCTGTCGAACAAACTCCGGCCTTCTTCTGTTTATCGTGTAATTTTGTCCAGCCTCCAGATGAGAGGGCATCCTATTTCCTGATTATGGAGTGGTGAGTGATATAACGTTTTCAATTGAAATGTTACATTATGTTTACACACTCATTAGGCTACctgttattatcattattattattcattttgttTGCACTCATCACAAACGGTGcatccagaaagtattcacaccccttgactttttcaattgttttgtgttacagcctgagtttaaaatgtattaaattgagattgtgtgtcactggcctacacacaataccccataatttcaaagtggaattatgcttttagaaaactttaaaaatgaatacaaaactCAGTGGTGATAAGTGAAAGTCCTACTTATGTAGTTTTTTCTTTCtgtactatactttactattcatatttctgacaacttttacttcactacattcctaaataaaatgatgtactttttactccatacattttcccggacacccaaaagtactcgttacattttgaatgcttagaaggacatacttatcaagagaacatccctggtcatctctactgcctcctgatctggcagactcactaaacacaaatgcttWATTTGTAAATggagtctgagtgttggagtgtgcccctgactatccatAAATTMAAAACCAGAAaatcgtgccatctggtttgcttaatataaggaatttgaaatgaattatactttttacttttgatacttaactatattttagcaattgcatttacttttgatacttaagtatattcaaaACCAAACACTTTTKGACTTTTActcattttactgggtgacttttacttgagtcattttctataaaaGGTATcttgacaattgagtactttttccaccactgttaaaaatgaaaatattaaatgtcttgagtcaataagtattcaacccctttcttatggaatgcctaaataagttaatgagtaaaaatatgcttaacaagtcacataataattgcatggactcactctgtgtgcaatacaatcaaatcaaattttattgttcatgcagatgttaatacgagtgtagcgaaatgcttgtgcttcacgtgtcgaccgtgcagtaatatctaacaagtaatctaacaatttcacaaccacCTTCAcaaccaccaaccacacacaagtgtaaaggacagggggtgtgaatacttatgtaaatKagataattctgtatttcattttcaatacatttctaaaaacatgtttgcactttttcattatggagtattgtgtgtagatggttgagaaaaaaaatatgtatttaatctattttgaattcaggctgtaacacaacgacATATGGAATAAATGTATGGGTAGGAATCACAATCAGTTAAAAAACAAGGCCTTTAATAGGTTCATAGATTCACCCTAAAGTAGCCTACAGTGCAATGGATGCTTAACCTCTGTTATTGCTTATTTTAAGTGACCAGACCTTTGCACTGGATACCCAGAGGCTGCAGAAAACATACTTGAAGCTCCAGCGGTCTCTTCACCCTGACAACTTCAGCCAGAAAACGCTGTGGTATGGATGGAGGGCTCAGGGCTTGTCAGTGTGACAGCAATAAGGCAGGGACCACTTGGGTTTGAGTAGGGAGGGCATTTTTAAATGGACAGTAATTAGGAATGGACAATTAGGCCTCTACAGTATTAGGCTCAGTTTAGGCCTCTAGTATTAGGGAATGGGACAGTATTAGGAATGGACAGTATTAGGCCTCTACAGTATTAGGAATGGACAGTAAATTAGGCCTCTACAGTATATAGGAATGGACAGTATTAGGAATGGACAGTATTAGAATGGAAATGGACTGTATTAGGAATGGACGTATTAGGAATGGACTGTAATTAGGAATGGTATTAGGTGATGTATTAGGAATGGACAGTATTAGGAATGGACAGTATTAGGAATGGACAGTATTAGGAATGGACAGTATTAGGAATGGACAGTATTAGGAATGGACAACACTAGGAATGGGTGCTTGCATTTCACACTTAAAACCATTTTAGACCCTGTAATATCATGGGATAATGATATAATCTGGATAGGCTGGGATAATTATATAATTTAAATAACCCACCATACTTCAATTGGACAAGACAGTTATAATCTACATAGGCTGGGATAATGATATAATTTAAATTACCCACTATACTTCAATGGGACTAGACAGTTATCACCTAATTAGCWGACCTTATACTGTTGCACAATGGGACTGAAAGCAAAACATGCTGCCAAGGATTCCTCTACCACAACCAAATCATTACACAACTTTCCGATTGTATTATTAATCAGCACCCCTGGCTACATTCCCCTAATTTGACTGTCCTACAGGGGGTAAAACTCATTACTTACAATGACAAGGTTTCCAGGATGCTGCTGTTGCATTCGAGGCATCCAGGTAAAGACAAAGGGCATACTGCTGACATGACAGCCCCTCTGGCCACCACTGGAGGCTATTGATCCTGCCTGGGTTTGAAGGACCTGACAGCTGCAAATGCTCTCTGCCTGTCAGCCATCTCCAAAACTACGTccaacatggcaccctattcactttgtagtgcactactttttattgGATggcttagggtgccatttgggatgcaccctaagCTTGTATCCACCGTTACACCCATCCGCCACATCTCACTTATACCTGTTCCCTGATGGATCCAGACACATCCCAACCCGCTTCCCGCTGTAAAGTGTCAAGATCTGTCGAAGAATCTAATTATCACCCAGGGTTTGGCTTTTAAAGATAAATGGATATAGaggaaaggggaatacctagtcagttgcacaatttaaagcattcaaccgaaatgtgtcttccgcattcaacccaatccctctgaatcgGAGAGGTGGCAATGTGTGAAATAACTTGTAATGTAATTCCCATGGTGACATGGTCTTTCCCACATTTGTGACAGTTTGACAGTTTGAGGAAAGATGtgttaaatgtgtttgtgtttatttttgtctgTCTGACGTCTAATATTCTCTATATACAGTCACATCCCAAATGACTggtacccttgataaagatgagcaaaaaatactgtaaaataacTAATACAAACActcagctatattgtatgcaaaaattATTTTGACAATTAGATTATTTAATACTAatataattgctcagagaaagagattttgtttaacaagtaataMATTAGATCGTGGTcagaattattggcacccttatTTTCAATACTCCGGCACCCTTTGCTtacgaggataacggcactgaccCTGAAATGGAGGACACACTGGGAGGGGTCCCAGAtcagagttgcagtctgttttggaatgggtggccagtaataaactggtcctgaacatttctaaaactaagagcatttcATTTGGTACAAATMATTTCCTAAGTtgtagacctcagctgaatctggtaatgaatggtgtggctgttgaMCAAGTTGAGGAGAGTAAGTTagttggtgttaccttagattgtaaactgtcacggtcaaaacatataaattcaatggttgtaaagattggGATAAGTCTGtctaataaagagatgctctgctttttttgacaccacactccacaaagcaagtcgtGCAGACTCTAGTTTGATCTTATCTTGAAGAAAGATCTAGTAAAGGTGCTGCTGGCCCAGAACGGAGCAGCCCgacttaattgtaatcagagggctaatattaatactttgcatgccagtctctcttggttaagagttgaggaaagactgactgtgtcacttcttgtttttataagaaacattaatgtgttttggaaattccaaattgctTTCCATAATCAACTTACAcagccactgacacacacacttaccccaccagacatgccaccaggggctctttcacagtccccaggtccagaacaaattcacagcaaacctggtttcaaaaaaacaAATGAAGCAACACCTCASGACATAactcctctcccccatgtgatCTAATtgttgtgtgtactgacatgtatgtggaactgatagatgcgcacacacactacatgttcatgttttaaaTGTATCTAAAGTCTTTTTTCTTCATGTGTTgtaccccagtaagactagctgttgctaATGGGGTTCCTAATAAATCTAAATTAAACCTTAgacattcctccatacagaatctttccagatccttgatatcctttatcTATGCTTATGGACTGTCCTCTTCAATACAAACcaaaggttttcaatggggttgaaGTCCAGAAACTGAgctggccattgcaaaatgttgattttgtgctcaattaaccatttctttgtggattttgatgtgtactTGGGGTTAATgttttgctggaagatccacttgcagccaggtttcagcctcctggcagagtcAACCAGGTTTCTGGCTTAAATGTCATGCTACTTGGTgaagttcatgatgccattgaccttaacaatATAACTCCGTATTTKtattatttatttcatacagtctTTTTTTGTTCATCTTTGTCAAGGGTGCTGATAATTTTGGATGTGACTGTATGTTACCATTATGTGATGTCAGTCTGGGCATATAGACTAACTACAGTACAGTGATCAATGTACTGAATCTTTACTTGTAAGTTAAAGTTGTCTATATCTTTTGTCAGAAAGAACAAGAGTACTCTGAATACCAGTCAGCCCTAGTAAACAAAGCATACAGGACCCTGCTCAAGCCTTTGAGTCGTGGCCTTTACATGGTGAGTTTGTCCTTTTTTAAAAaagttttttattatttatatagaCACACTTTGAATTAATGTtagcaccagtggaggctgctgagaggaggacggctcataataatggctagaacggagtggatggaatggcatcaaatacatggaaaccatgtgtttgtatTTGATAGTATTCCACGTATTCTGCTCCAGCTATtgccacgagcccgtcctccccaatgaaggtgccaccaaccttcgGTGGTTAGCACAGTTTTTCTTAACAATCCCTTTTTCTCAAACCAATTCAATCAGTGAAATAGTATTAACGTAGCAAGAACCCCTTTAACAACCACAGGTGTCACATTGTTTGAGAGTAACCTAGCCTAGAACCCCTAAGAGCAATCAACAGcacaaagccccccccccaccccaccccatcaGTTTGTCTACTGTACTTGTTTGTTTTTATAACATGCCAGACGGTCAGTGATATGTTTGTGACAACCTGGTGGAATGTTGTGTTCCCTTCAAtgtccgtaaagtttttttaagtGACTTCCTGCTTCTATTTCAGCTGGAGCTGAATGGCATGGggatagaggaggggactgatgcGGGGGCTGATCCTCTGTTCCTTATGGAGTTGATGGAGATCAACCAAGCACTGGAGGAGGCACGAAGCAAAGAAGAGTCGGCCAAGATAGGCGCCTCTATGAAAGGTGTGGGTTGAAAAAGTCATTTTACTCAGGCTagttcttttttgtttttgagtATGTTGATTTGAATCGGCAGGATGTGAGATTAATGAAACGGATCAGTGTTTTGCTTATTTTTCCAKTAATGACTTTGACATGCTCACGgattagatttttttgggggtgaTGAAATTGTACCGTATGGCCCCTAAATGCAAAATGTATTCAAGTTTTACTTTGCCCTTTTACTTGCAGAGAAGTTGAAAGACTTGACTGAACAAATAGATGCATCCCTGCACAAAGGTATGCTGCACTA from Salvelinus sp. IW2-2015 linkage group LG33, ASM291031v2, whole genome shotgun sequence encodes:
- the hscb gene encoding iron-sulfur cluster co-chaperone protein HscB — encoded protein: MLSLNNLGVICISQALQHSPKLLAIRQCLSKASSRATLCNNSITFNSKGTRRHTGFRLLNESIVKHVSTLQXTFCTASVKLHCWNCGQSVEQTPAFFCLSCNFVQPPDERASYFLIMECDQTFALDTQRLQKTYLKLQRSLHPDNFSQKSQKEQEYSEYQSALVNKAYRTLLKPLSRGLYMLELNGMGIEEGTDAGADPLFLMELMEINQALEEARSKEESAKIGASMKEKLKDLTEQIDASLHKGELQAAKALLAQMKYFANIEEKVKEKLSEPM